The following nucleotide sequence is from Primulina tabacum isolate GXHZ01 chromosome 2, ASM2559414v2, whole genome shotgun sequence.
accccttcttcctcaaGAAAAGTTtgtactaaaagactttggtaatTATAAGTGATTTGAAATTACCCACTTCAGTGGGTTTAAGTTTTAACACGGcctaactgaaactcttagtgaaactgaaactgaaaaacTTAGAGCAGTAGAGTTAATTGCTCACAGCTTATATGAACTAAACAGAAGAATTTTGTGCGCGAATATGATCCTTGATATGATCAgataaataacaaataagtGTGTGCttattgataagtgcaagatttgcacttaactTATATTAGAATCTatgaattatgcttgtttcgaacagaattatgcgtttttggttggtttttgttgtcatttcaggaatggagaaaaaGCGGACACGAAGCCAAGTGAGCCAAGAAAACAAGTGCACAACCAACACACTATCGGACAAAACCTCGCGCGCAGCTGCGCGAGATCACGCGCAGCCGCGCACAATGATACGCAAGAGGATTGACAGAAGTTTtcgcgcggccgcgccacttcacgcgcaGCCGCACGCACATACGTGAAAGAATCGGCCAGAGACTTGCGCGCCGCCGCGCCACATCACGCGCAGATGCGCACGCACCAATACAGACGAATGACCAGACACTTACGCGCGGCGTTCAGAAAGCTTATAAAATGCGCGAGTTAGGTCAGAACGAGGAGAGCCACCTTGGGAAAGAAACACACTAGAAAAATCAGCCATCGTGGGAGAATAGAACACACGCACAACTGGAAAGACGGACGAAGAGAGATCACgaaatacgaagaacgacggatctggggacagagacgacacttTGGATTTGCTATCTTTTCCTTCGCTTCTTTACTTTATTGTGTAGTGATGTCTAGAACTGTGAACATGTCTTATTTTCGCTTGGATTTCTTGATGAGCTAATTTTCCattctagagaatgatgtagctCTGTGGACACGTTGATTTGACgtggttattttatatgattgaattccatttcatatttaattgtgtttctctgtgtttatttcactgcaatttactggccataaattgtttgttgtttgattaattctataactcgggagaggTAGTAGGATTGTAGATCATTAgaaacacatcgttgaatgtttatatcgttcggaaggcgtataactttagcgaggcttaggtaagaacatcgtttgtatttatcaattaaatttagattttattaggaataattgaattgaagtttgattggtacaatttattcgtcacttaggaaagggggaataaaataattaagtgttcttggctaTTAAATAACTGGAATtcaggaatataaatttaactgggaataattgtcgtggaaacttggtgaaatcatttctctttCTCTAATTTTTATTCTTAATTGTTATTCTTCAAttcggtgattagattaatcctttgtttttaattaattcgttcaaacAAACCAATCTGATTATTGATTTGTCTAGATAAAgtcttgactattttaattacaagcattgttatatatttttatgcacactcctcgtgggatcgtcactttcactcaaaagtacattttactataacttgacatcgtgcgcttgcgagcatttaagaaaacacgcaacaagtttttggcgccgttgccgggcagtgtcaaatttgaatttatatcagtattgttaccaattagtctagatttaaATTTAGCactgttatttattttattttattttatattgattgattttttcattttttcctgCTTGACAGTGTATGCTAAGATCGCAAAACTCGGACTTGCTGATTTTTGACCCGGAGATCAAAAAAACTGCGAGAAAATTAAGAAAAGCAAGAAGGGAAGAGATCCAAGCAATGACTGATAACAGAGAGAATGACCGACATATGCCGCCTGAGGCTATACCAATCAGAGATCACTTCCGACCAGTGATCAACGCGCACTATTCTGGCATTGCTAGAGGAACCATCAACGCCAACAATTTCGAGCTTAAGCCCGCATTGATAAActtggttcaacagaaccagtttgggggagccgctactgcagatcctcatctacatctcagaacattcttGGAGATCACGGACACGGTAAAAATAAAcggtgtttctgatgatattaTTCGACTGCGCTTGTTTCCATTTTCTCTCAGGgatcaagcaagaggatggctccaatcgcttccctTGGGAAGTATCACGACATGGCAGGAGCTAGCGACGAAATTTCTGGCGAAATACTTTCCCCCtgcaaagtctgcacagttgaagattgagataagCACTTTTAGGCAGACAAATTTTGAGCAGTTGTACGAAGCATGTGAAAGATATAAAGAGTTGTTACGGAGGTGCCcgaatcatggttttgaagactggGTGCAGATTGAGTTGTTTTATAATGGATTGAATGGTCAGACACGGACAACAGTGGATGCAGCGGCaggtggcacgatctttgccaAATCGTCTGCTCAAGCCTATGACTTGCTTGAGCAAATGACTATTAATAGCTACcaatggccgtctgagaggtcaggagtaccGAGGACAGCTGGAGTTTATGCTGTGGATCCAGTCACATCACTCACTACGCAAGTATCAGCATTGACTACAGATAGCAACCATGAATAAAGTGAGTACATCAAACACTGAAGGACCACCGCTTGTTGTTGAAGAACCACATTTTCTTGAAGAAGTCCAATACATCAACAACAAAAACTTTGGAGGatatggaggatatcgaggtaacccttcccctaatacttatcatccgggattgagaaatcatgagaatttttcatacgtaaataataagaatgtattgaatcctccaccgaggttcaatacatcaaatggggaagggaaACCATCATTTGAGGATTTGGTTGGGACATTCGTTTCTGAATCTGATAAGAGGACGCTAGGACTGAGTCTAGGCTTGACAACCTAGAGACCCACATGGCAAGTATTGGAGCTACCTTGAAAATCCTTGAGTCGCAAGTGGGGCAGATAACAAAGCAACTCACATCTCAACCGACAGGCACAGTCCAAAAGACTGTAGACCCAAATATGAGAGAAGTGAATGCCATTTTTATACAGCATGAAGAGTTTGGTGTGGTAGGCAGAGAAGAGAAGGAGGTTGAACCCACACCTATTCGGGATGAAAAGCTAATtccaaccaaaagaaaccgagGTAAGAAAGGtatgaattatgatttttatcaaTGTATTGATCTTTCTTTGCTCCCCTATCCCCAGAGATTTTTACAATTACAAGCTGAATTTCACaagaaaaaaggtcttgaagatctcaaAACTTTACACTCTAATATTCAGTCTGCAGAGCCGGAAGAGGTGGCATTTACTGGAGGAGATGATAAGGGCAGGCAAGTAAATCTTCCTCAGAAGCTACAAGACCCCGGAGAATTTGTAGTACCATGTGAAATAAGGGGTAAATTTGGGGAAAAAGCTATATGTGATTCAGGAGCGAGCGTGAATATAATGCCAAGTTCTCTTTACGAGAAACTTGGATTGAGCAGGATAAAGCCCACAGGACTAAGCTTGCAGATGGCAGATAAATCGGTCAGAACACCGCTGGGTattgtggaagatgttgaacttaAGATTGATAAAATAAGGCTTCTAgcagattttgtggtgcttgacatGGGGAATAGTCAGAACGTTCACGtcattctaggacgaccattATTGGCTGCTATTGGAGCCATCTTTGACGTGAAACGAGGAAAGATGACCATGGAAGTTGAAGGTCAACTGGTGGCAATAAGGGTATCCAAGAAATCATACGACCCACCTTAAGCAGTCTAGTGACAGTtgggctgacgacgttaaaccaagcgctgtgtgggaggcaacccacaatttttattttttagcattcattttgtttttattattttattttattttaatcacTTAGTTGTTAATTTTACCCACCACCAGACCTATCACCGCCGCAGCCCATGGACGAGGATGATGAAGATGCTGCGGACGACAACTCGAGCCCCGAGTTCTGACACTCGTGCGCGAGGTATGTGTTGTCGTGTTCTTTACTtctatacattgaggacaatgcataaTTTAAGTTTGAGGGGGTGAAATTGCTTGCTTGCttgttagaatttttttattgctcagtagttaaattgatttttttctttctttagtttttatttattgcatGCTAGATTTGTTAGGAAAAGTCATGGATAAGTAAAATGTGTTACCGATGATGAAAATTGAATTGCGATCCTGAAGTatatatgtgttcatgataacttaggagtcacaattattttgcaCTGTCGTGTTTGTTGATACTATCGTTGCTTAGAGACAAGTTGCATGCCTGTGATGCTAAATAGATGAGGGAGATCTGATTTTTGGTAattcttgcatgacattgattgacactttTGCAAACATGGAAATGATCTAGGCAATTTTTTTTCACAATATCTTTGGGCCTCTGTTCTTTGTTTACTGTCAATTGTAGCCCTTTGAGCTTCGAATTAATTGAGATGCTTACAATTTCTTGTGTACCTACCTCGTATATCATTTTGGTTGAACAAATGCATGTGATTAGTTTGTATTAGTTGACTAATGGATTTATGAAAATCTAGAACTTGCttgaacacttttcgaggcgaaatacggataatatgtgacataggaatgatttaggcgatctttggagccGTTTTGAGCCTTCAAGCCTAccaaatgaaaatgaaatatcCCTAATGTCCCATGTTGAGCctactaaaaatcaagtggtgtatgtcaatgatatacaattagcccccacttgtatctattctacttcccacaacgactacctaatgaagcttatacacttattgtcttacctaattttgagagaaataagttcatgggtgttgtaatgattcaaatactccttgaaaggaaaagaaaaagttaaatgtgctaaaaggagttgaaaagagacaaaaaaaaagaagaaaaacattcaaaaaaaaagtgaatcaaaagtggtgaaaaagaaaatatatgggagatgaaggatatgattggaaagaaaataataaagtgATGTTGACtgaaatgaggatgagaattATGAAAATTCAATTATTTCTCTTAAATCTTGATCTCcatacctttattgtagccatgagccgtagcctaacgttacaagcctataagacctattaaccttgtcacggttatccaatatactagtggagaaaaatTGTTCAAGGcaagcctatggatacctgaaaaacattgttATCAAGTATAGAATTTAATCACTTGCTTGCAAGCATCTCATTGTGTGATTTCATCTGTGGCGTACTTATGTTAACTATCTTTCGAGCCAAATAATCACCGATaaagtcctatgtgatctgTGAATGCaaatttatatgttgatgaagTGTGAGTTGAACTGAAGTGAGGATTTCTTGATTCTGTAAGGCGAATGGGTATTACAACCCTATTTGAGCATTTGATTGGGTAAACGAACATTGACATACCACACACACACGTGACTCTTGAAAAATCGTGAATTACATGAAACTAGATAAGTCGGAGGTCAATGTCACATTTCTCATATCCATGACTTTAGTAGTATGCGTAATTTTTTTGCCTCATTTATTAGCTTTTAgtctattttgctcgggactagcaaatgttcaagtttggggggtttgataagtgcaagatttacACTTAACTTATATTAGAATCCAGTTTGAATTATgctgtttcgaacagaattatgcgtttttggttggtttttgttgtcatttcaggaatggagaaaaaGCGGACACGAAGCCAAGTGAGCCAAGAAAACAAGTGCACAACCAACACACTATCGgacagaacctcgcgcataGCTGCGCGAGATCACGCGCAGCCACGCATAATGATACGCAAGAGGATCGACAGAAGTTCTCGCGCGGCTGCGCCACTTCACGCGTCGCCGCACGCACACACATGAAAGAATCGGCCAGAGACTTTCACGCGGCCGCGCCACATCACACGCAGGCACGCGCGCACCAATACAGACGAATGGCCAGACACTTACGCGCGGCCGCGCGACTTCATGTGCAACTGCGCGCGCGGCGTTCAGAAAACTTATAAAATGCGCGAGTTAGGTCAGAACGAGGAGAGCCGCCTTGGGAAAAAAACACACGAGAAAAATCAGCCATCGTGGGAGAATAGAACACACGCACAATTGGAAAGACGGACGAAGAGAGATCACgaaatacgaagaacgacggatctggggacagagacgacacttTGGATTTGCTATCTTTTCCTTCGCTTCTTTACTTTATTGTGTAGTGATGTCTAGAACTGTGAACATGTCTTATTTTCGCTTGAATTTCTTGATGAGCTAATTTTTCattctagagaatgatgtagctCTGTGGACACGTTGATTTGACgtggttattttatatgattgaattctatttcatatttaattgtgtttctctgtgtttatttcactgcaatttactggccataaattgtttgttgtttgattaattctataactcgggagaggTAGTAGGATTGTAGATCATTAgaaacacatcgttgaatgtttatatcgttcggaaggcgtataactttagcgaggcttaggtaagaacatcgtttgtatttatcaattaaatttagattttattaggaataattgaatcgaagtttgattggtacaatttattcgtcacttaggaaagggggaataaaataattaagtgttcttggctattaaataattggaattcaggaatataaatttaactgggaataattgtcgtggaaacttggtgaaatcatttctctttCTCTAATTTTTATTCTTAATTGTTATTCTTCAAttcggtgattagattaatcctttgtttttaattaattcgttcaaacAAACCAATCTGGTTATTGATTTGTCTAGATAAAgtcttgactattttaattacaagcattgttatatatttttatacatactcctcgtgggatcgacacttgcactcaaaagtaaattttactataacttgatatcgtgcgcttgcgagcatttAAGAAAGCACGCAACACTTATTCTTTAATCTGAATTCTTGTAATATTTTGCAAAGAGATTTGACTTTCTTTTCAGTCGAGGATGCTTTTTCTGGCTGATTCAACCAATCCTATataatctcaatcttcaacgGTAATTTGTACAAAAAATATCAGTTCATGACTGCAAATGTACTTGTTGCCGATTCATCGTCTTTTCTTATATCAGTAGACTTCCGACAGAGACTGTCACTCTGATCCTTAACATTGATATGTAGGAACAAAAAAGCTGTATTACTTTAGGTTCTGATCCTTAAACACTCATCGATAAGGTCCTTGTAATGATCTTTTTTAAAGCAATAGCCTGTCGATTTGAGTTAAATCAAAAGTCCCTAAATCAGTTTGGTAGGTTGATTTTTACGCTAGATATCAGTTTGGGCTAGCGATCAATTatgttactgattttagtttctTGCTCAAATTCAGTTGAGATATTTTTATAAAACACTAAAACTAAATGTTCCACATAGGTGATGTCTAAAAATCATCGCATCAGAAGAGATGACTTTTGGCTTTGAACCTTCCTTAGTAGAATATTTGTGGGGCCTCGGGTCCGacattaatactaataattataaatgtaacaaaccaaacCATTGAGTAAAACACATAATCTGTGGTTCACAAATCGAGATAAACattgtcaaaataatttaaagatctcgaatgtttgaaatataaattttaacatgccaaaataaactaGTGAGCCAAAGTAatccaaaaatcatcaaatatctcctaagacccgagaatcccactctaactcgtatctcctagTCTGGAGCTGGATTCTGGCATCCGAAGCCTCGTcccacctaccgtcaagcacatgaaaacaagaggtagccgacgtgccggtgagtataaacccattatgatacaatcaataacatatgagaattaaaatgacaaatagttcatatgaatttcataaagatgcaatataatgcaatgcatgatcagaatcTATGGCCTATcgataaatctcaagatcaactGAATCATCTGATCATAGGGTACAAGGGAAAAGAATCTCctagcaacatccaccgactcatccgctctaGGTGGGGtgttgtgttctacaatcccaggactatgttgcgcctatagagagtgttcaggtcATAGCAGctacctccgcatacactatgccaactcaactgtAGCCCGGTATGTCCAACAAATCTTTCAATTCTGGTAATGCTAGTTATATTCTGTAAATAGGGAGAACTTATGCGAGCTTCGGGATTGGCTGTAGCATCATCATCTCTTTTTGGAGTTCCACTAGGACACAACTCCTCGTTTCTCCAGGGGCCCGCGTTTTCACCTCCTTGAATTAGAGAAGCAATCTGGTGTGGAAGCAACAATTCCACCACAGAAGGAGGTATTAatacatacttattgttatgtaaacaaccaaccTTGACCTTGTCTGATATACCATGTTTTAGGGGAGTGTCAGTTGTTCTTGGATGATGATATAACAGCTAAAAAAATTATGTAGTTCCCTTCTTATGCAACTGCATTGTTTTCGATTTTAACAATTGTGTTACACATTGACACACGAAGCCAGTTAGGGTGGAATACTTTTAATTGGATGATGATGTTTTATCTCAATTGTGCATCCGTTttctttttatgattttttaatcaaatttatTGCCTCAGGCCCAATTTCTCCGTTTCGACTTTTGTCTGTATTGGTCATTTGTGAAATACAGCTAGTGACACCTCCTCTGCTTCCCAACCTATAATAGTCTTGACAGTGCACTTCTAAAAAACTTCGTTAACAATAATACTATTGTTATAAACTTATCGATGATACTACTTAAAGCTAGTGAATTACTGGTTTTCTCTGTTATCTTCCATAGAATGTTTAACAATTTGAATATCCTGACATCTCAATGCCAAGCCTGTGCAGGTAAAGAGCTAAATGATCCACGAGTCTTAACTGGCATAGGTGATGTGTCAGTCCAGGAGTTGCGAGATTGTGGCATAGATGATGACATATTGATAGGTATCATTAGCGAATCCGTGAAGCTAGTGATGGACgaggtattttttttttaatgttgggGTTGGACCGAGGGATTTGGATTTGTGATGGGATTATTTCAAATGACTTGGTtggagaatgaatttaaaatcgaagcaaaaaaaaaaaacatttgagCAATACGAGGGATTTCAAAATCTTCATTCTAGTTGAGCCAAATAGATACAATGAATCTGAGGTGTGGATTTGAAATAAAACACACTCAAATCCTTGCATCCAAATCCAACATATGGGAATTTAAAAATGTTTCGTACTTACACAGGTTTCTGGTTTCTTAGTTATGCACAATACTTGATTTTTGTCCATAATTTTTATTTGTCTTGTTGATGCTTTAGCCTCCATTGCGACCGATAGTGTTAGGAGGTGACCACTAGATTTCATTTCCTGTGGTGAGAGCAGTGTCCAAAAAGCTTGGATGACCTGTGGATGTTCTTCATCTTGATGCTCATCcttatatttatgatttttttgagGGCAACAAATATTCTCATGCATCTTCTCTTGCAAGAATTATGGAGGGTGGCTTTGCTCGGCGACTCTTACAGGTAACATGAAATCACAAATTTTAGCCAATTTGTCTCCAACCACGTCtgttattatgtattactaGAATTTGAATGATATGTTGACTCTGTTCTCTCAGATAACTCTAATCATCAACAAATGTCGTGGCAAATTTTCATGATTAAAACTTTCATAGTTGTCAAATGCTTAACTTTGCCTATTCACCAACTGTTCCCtcgttttttaatttttacttcaaATTTTCTTACTTTTCAACTCAATTCAGCTTTAGTGTGGTTTATTGGAAAGTTCAATTTTCCACTAAATGTGGACGTGGTGTTATAGCTTTCAAACCTTACTAGCATAAGCTTAGGAAACTCAGTCTATGCTAATTATGTATTGTTCCAGACATTTGAAATTGGAGTAGGAAGAAAGGTTTACGTTTTTTCCCTCTCAAACACCTCAAAATTGGTGAATTTGATGTAGGTTGGAATCAGATCAATAACAAAGGAAGGCCGTGAACAAGGTAAAAGGTTTGGCGTGGAGCAATATGAAATGCGAACCTTCTCCAAGGATCGGGACTTCTTAGAAAATCTGGTCTCTCTTTCTCTCTATCTCTCTCTCAAAACCTTTACTTGATGTCATTTATTGcgttatgtttttttttttttgtaaatgaGCATGGCAAAAAGGAATTATTGGAAAGTTTCCTTTCTAATCTATAGTTTTCCTCTCGTTTGCATTTTTGTTTGCAGCAACTTGGAGAGGGCATAAAAGGGGTGTATATTTCAGTAGATCTGGACTGTCTTGATCCAGAATTTGCTCCTGGGGTATCCCACATCGAGCCTGGTGGACTTTCTTTCCGTGATGTTCTGAACATCATTCACAACCTCAAAGGGAATGTCGTAGTTGCAGATGTTGTCGAATTCAACCCACAAAGGGACATTGTGGAT
It contains:
- the LOC142537362 gene encoding arginase 1, mitochondrial-like, which gives rise to MEGGFARRLLQVGIRSITKEGREQGKRFGVEQYEMRTFSKDRDFLENLQLGEGIKGVYISVDLDCLDPEFAPGVSHIEPGGLSFRDVLNIIHNLKGNVVVADVVEFNPQRDIVDWMTAMVAAKLVRELAGKISK